In Corynebacterium nuruki S6-4, the following proteins share a genomic window:
- a CDS encoding alpha/beta fold hydrolase, with protein MDTSGHTQGTAAWLTTRDGRRLFSRSLAGTACDSTGTAGDSTSRAVTVVFEAGAAAARHGWADVQVRTAAQPGVGRAVVYDRSGLGRSPADPDGRTLSRMADDLNDVLDGLTGPDTDDRFILVGHSAGGPIVRLAAARRPGRICGVVTVDATDESQDEMTGPLFRLGEAVVGRTYLALAHLSLMKHLFAGQLAAAPAEDVRAEFAEEGFRPQVFRTQIAQARTFMPELTTWRSTPPDLGDIPVTVIAGMLPGDGIPAAARRSAIAAYRARAASYRNGRFVAASHSAHYVPVTDAELVAAEIGRIARLR; from the coding sequence ATGGACACTTCCGGACACACCCAGGGCACCGCTGCCTGGCTGACCACCCGTGACGGTCGTCGGCTCTTCTCCCGGTCACTGGCCGGCACTGCCTGCGACAGCACCGGCACAGCCGGCGACAGCACCAGCAGGGCCGTCACCGTGGTCTTCGAGGCCGGTGCGGCGGCCGCGCGGCACGGCTGGGCCGATGTCCAGGTCCGCACCGCGGCACAGCCCGGCGTCGGGCGGGCGGTGGTCTACGACCGTTCCGGGCTGGGGCGGTCCCCCGCGGACCCCGACGGCCGCACCCTGTCGCGGATGGCCGACGACCTCAACGATGTCCTCGACGGCCTCACAGGCCCCGACACCGACGACCGGTTCATCCTCGTGGGTCATTCGGCCGGCGGGCCGATCGTCCGGCTGGCGGCGGCCCGTCGGCCCGGGCGGATCTGCGGGGTCGTCACCGTGGACGCCACGGACGAGAGTCAGGACGAGATGACCGGCCCACTGTTCCGTCTCGGGGAGGCGGTGGTCGGCCGCACCTACCTCGCGCTCGCCCACCTGTCACTGATGAAGCACCTGTTCGCCGGTCAGCTCGCGGCCGCGCCCGCCGAGGATGTCCGCGCGGAATTCGCCGAGGAGGGCTTCCGGCCGCAGGTCTTCCGCACCCAGATCGCCCAGGCGCGGACGTTCATGCCGGAGCTCACCACCTGGCGTTCCACCCCGCCGGATCTCGGTGACATCCCGGTCACCGTCATCGCGGGCATGCTCCCTGGCGACGGGATCCCGGCGGCGGCCCGCCGGTCGGCGATCGCCGCGTACCGGGCACGGGCGGCGTCCTACCGCAACGGACGGTTCGTGGCGGCGTCCCACTCCGCCCACTACGTGCCGGTCACTGACGCCGAACTCGTCGCCGCGGAGATCGGCAGGATCGCCCGCCTGCGCTGA